From the genome of Phyllostomus discolor isolate MPI-MPIP mPhyDis1 chromosome 12, mPhyDis1.pri.v3, whole genome shotgun sequence, one region includes:
- the LOC114510890 gene encoding 60S ribosomal protein L27-like — protein sequence MGKFMKPRKVVQVLACCYSVCKAVIMKNIDDDTSDRHYRHALVAGIDHYPCKVTAAMSKKKTAKKSTIKSFMKIDNYNHLMPTRYSVDIPSDKTVVNKDIFRDSALKCKT from the coding sequence ATGGGCAAATTTATGAAACCCAGGAAGGTGGTGCAGGTCTTAGCTTGTTGCTACTCCGTATGCAAGGCGGTCATCATGAAGAACATTGATGATGACACATCAGACCGTCACTACAGGCATGCTCTGGTGGCTGGGATTGACCACTATCCCTGCAAAGTGACAGCTGCCATGAGCAAGAAGAAAACTGCCAAGAAGTCTACGATCAAGTCTTTCATGAAAATTGATAATTACAATCACCTCATGCCTACAAGGTACTCTGTGGATATCCCCTCAGACAAAACTGTTGTCAACAAGGACATCTTCAGAGACTCTGCTCTGAAATGCAAGACTTGA